The genomic region AAGCAAGGCCAAAGGCGGGGTTATCGGCGTAAATATTATGGTGGCCCTTACGGACTTTGAGCCTCTTTGCGTGGCGGCTTTTGAGGCCGAAGCTGATATCATTTTTGCCGGAGCAGGGCTCCCAATGAATCTTCCAGGGCTTCGCCCTGAAGGGATGGACCACACGCGTCTTGCACCCATTGTGTCTTCAGGAAGAGCCGCTGCTCTCATAGCTAAGAGATGGCTTAGCAAATATAACTATCTGCCTGACGCCGTAGTGGTGGAAGGCCCTAAAGCTGGAGGACATCTTGGCTTTTCCTACGACAAAATAGACGCTCAAGAATCGCAGCTTGAAAACATCACCAGAGAAGTAATTGAGGCCATGAAACCTTTTGAAGACAAGGCCGGGCGTAAAATCCCGGTAATTCCGGCCGGTGGTATTTATACAGGGCGGGACATTTATTTTTACATAAACAAACTTGGCTGCGCGGGCGTACAGATGGCCACCCGTTTTGTAGCCACCTACGAATGCGATGCCGCCCTGCCCTTTAAAGAGGCTTACATCAAAGCTACCCAGGAAGACATAACCATCATCAAAAGCCCGGTGGGGCTTCCTGGCCGGGCCATAAAAGGCAAATTTATTGAAGCTGTTGAGCAAGGCAAAAAATCTCCCTACAAGTGTATTTACCACTGCCTTAAAACCTGTGACTATCGTAAAGCACCGTATTGTATTGCCGCGGCCCTTATCAACGCCCAGCGCGGACGCCTTGATGCCGGTTTCGTGTTTGCGGGCTCAAATGCGTATCGGATAGACAAAATCGTCTCTGTTCAGGAATTAATAGACGAACTTATGACGGAATATTGTGAAGCCCTAAGAGAAGACCAAGAAAGGAGTTAAGCATGAAGATTGAAAACCGCATCGCTCTGGTAACCGGAGCTTCTAGAGGTATTGGCAGGGCCATTGCTTTGGCTTTGGCTCAAGCCGGAGCGGATGTCATCGTAAATTACAGTTCCTCTGAAGAAGCCGCCAAAGAAGTAGTAGAGGAAATTAAAAAGCTTGGGCGCCGGGCTATGTCTTCTAAGTTTGATGTGGCCAGGGCTGAAGAAGTCTTAAAAGCTGTAAAAGAAGCCGAAGAGACCTTGGGCCCAATTGACATCCTGGTAAATAACGCCGGTATCACCAGAGACACTTTGTTTTTACGCATGAAAGAAGAAGACTTTGATCGCGTGCTTGAAGTTAATCTCAAAGGGGCCTTCAACTGTAGCAAAGCTGTTATTCAGGGAATGCTAAAAAGACGTTTTGGCCGAATTATCAATATTTCTTCAGTCATCGCCATGAGTGGAAATGCCGGCCAAACAAATTACGCCGCAGCCAAGGCCGGGCTTATAGGGTTTACCAAATCTCTGGCCAGAGAAGTGGCCACTCGTGGCGTTACGGTGAACGCCGTAGCCCCGGGCTACATTGAAACCGACATGACGGCCAAAATTCCCGATAAGATAAAAGAAGCTATCATTTCTCAGATACCCATGGGAAGGGTAGGAAAGGCTGAAGAAGTAGCCCCAGCGGTGGTTTTTCTGGCTTCTCCTGAGGCTTCTTATATTACGGGCACAGTGATACATGTAAACGGCGGGCTTTACATGTAATTTTATTTTAATTTTATTTTAGGTCTTGGAAAAATTTTAAGTTTCGGGTAAAAGTCGCCATAAAGAAAAGGGAAGAGGAAGTAGTATGAAAATTAAAGTAATAATTGAAAAACATTCAGATGGATATATTGCCTATCCACTAGGCCTTAAAGGTATAGTAGTAGGCGAAGGAGATTCATATGAAGAGGCCTTAGCTGATGTAAAGTCAGCGATTAAATTTCATATAGAAACTTTTGGAAAAGAAGTATTAGAAAATTATGTTGACGTAGAAGAAGCTTTTATTGCTGAAACACAAATTGCAGCTTAATGAAATTTCCCAAAGATGTTCCGAAAAATAAGGTCATTAAAATTTTTGAAGTTTTAGGTTTTAAAGTTGTAAGAGAAGGTAATCATATAGCTATGATAAAAGAAAATCCCGATGGAAGTAAAATTCCTTTAACTTTACCTAACCACAAAAAAATTAAAGGTTCAACGTTAAGACATATTTGTACGCAAGCTAAAATTGATAGGCAAAAATTTTTAGAAATTTATCAAAAAATCTAACCCAAAAAGTAATAAGAGGAGGAAGTTATGTCAGTAGAAGAAAAGATTATAGACATTATCGTTGAAAAACTTGGAGTTTCTCGTGATGCGGTAAAACCTGAGGCTTCTTTTATTGATGACCTTGGCGCTGATTCACTTGACCTGGTAGAATTGGTAATGGCCATGGAAGAGGCTTTTGACATAGAAATTTCTGACGAAGAGGCAGAAAAACTTCGCACCGTAAAAGACGTCATTGATTACGCAAAATCAAAGATA from Thermodesulfatator indicus DSM 15286 harbors:
- a CDS encoding type II toxin-antitoxin system HicA family toxin, translating into MKFPKDVPKNKVIKIFEVLGFKVVREGNHIAMIKENPDGSKIPLTLPNHKKIKGSTLRHICTQAKIDRQKFLEIYQKI
- a CDS encoding type II toxin-antitoxin system HicB family antitoxin, with product MKIKVIIEKHSDGYIAYPLGLKGIVVGEGDSYEEALADVKSAIKFHIETFGKEVLENYVDVEEAFIAETQIAA
- a CDS encoding NAD(P)H-dependent flavin oxidoreductase, translated to MTSEQKIKKWSCEPPSLKIGQFEAPVPIIQGGMGVGISLAGLASAVARAGGIGVISAALIGIFEGEAVFFKDPRAANIRALKKQIALAKSKAKGGVIGVNIMVALTDFEPLCVAAFEAEADIIFAGAGLPMNLPGLRPEGMDHTRLAPIVSSGRAAALIAKRWLSKYNYLPDAVVVEGPKAGGHLGFSYDKIDAQESQLENITREVIEAMKPFEDKAGRKIPVIPAGGIYTGRDIYFYINKLGCAGVQMATRFVATYECDAALPFKEAYIKATQEDITIIKSPVGLPGRAIKGKFIEAVEQGKKSPYKCIYHCLKTCDYRKAPYCIAAALINAQRGRLDAGFVFAGSNAYRIDKIVSVQELIDELMTEYCEALREDQERS
- the acpP gene encoding acyl carrier protein, with the translated sequence MSVEEKIIDIIVEKLGVSRDAVKPEASFIDDLGADSLDLVELVMAMEEAFDIEISDEEAEKLRTVKDVIDYAKSKIGEA
- the fabG gene encoding 3-oxoacyl-[acyl-carrier-protein] reductase, which gives rise to MKIENRIALVTGASRGIGRAIALALAQAGADVIVNYSSSEEAAKEVVEEIKKLGRRAMSSKFDVARAEEVLKAVKEAEETLGPIDILVNNAGITRDTLFLRMKEEDFDRVLEVNLKGAFNCSKAVIQGMLKRRFGRIINISSVIAMSGNAGQTNYAAAKAGLIGFTKSLAREVATRGVTVNAVAPGYIETDMTAKIPDKIKEAIISQIPMGRVGKAEEVAPAVVFLASPEASYITGTVIHVNGGLYM